GGACACGGGTACGACGATGCCCAGGCCGATGGGTGGGCCGCTGCTGAGGCGACCGCGCGCTGCCGGAAAAAGGGCAGGGGGTCAAGCCTCACGACAGGCGGCGATCAGGCCTGGGAGATAAGTCATCACCTCGCGACGCATACGAACGGAGCACACGGCTCCATGAGCGCCATCACGCTACGTCCCCGACCGCGAAGGCGCGAGTGGTTTTGGGCCTTCCAGGCCGACTCGCCACCTGGGGACACAGTCACGCATTTCGGACCGGACAACGACCCGTCAGTACAACTCCCTTGAGCACCAGTGGACTTCAGGTTCCCAGCGGGCTGCCGCGCCGGGCGTGCCGTCCCGGTGCCAGGTCGTGCTGAACGCACGCCGCTTCGTGCATTCAGCACGCGCTCCTCAGGGCGCACCCCCTTCCCGGTGGGGCAGGCGGTTGCGCCGCTCCGGAGCGGCCCCCGCACCTGCCCGGACGGCCGGTGTAGGAGACTGCAACAACACGGTCCGGAGCAGGGGCCCGCCAGGGGCTCCTCCCGATGAGAGGTGTCATGTGAGCGTCGTAAAGATCAACGTGCTGACCGTCCCCGCCGAGCAGCGGGAGACGCTCGAGAAGCGGTTCGCGGCGCGGGCCGGTTCCGTCGAGAACTCCGACGGCTTCGAGTGGTTCGAGCTGCTGCGGCCCGTCGAGGGAACGGACACCTACCTCGTCTACACGCGCTGGCGTGCCGAGGAGGACTTCCAGGCGTGGATGAACGGCTCGATGAAGGCCGCGCACGGCGGTGGCGAGGGCGGCGGCGACGGCGCCCCCAAGCAGAAGCCCGCGGCGTCCGGCTCCACGCTGTGGTCCTTCGAGGTCGTCCAGCAGGCGGCGCCGGAGAACGGCTGACCGCCCCGCACTCCGGCGGGGACGGGCCGCCCGCCCCCGCCGGGGAAATCCCGGGCGTCGCGCGCGTCCCACGTGCGAGGATCCCGGCATGACCGATGCCTCGACCACTCGCCTGCCCTGGACCGTCGGACCGGAGCCGGTCGGCTCCGACGGGTCGGCCCTGCTGCTGCGTGAGTACCTCACCGATGTGGCCGACCGCTGGTACGAGCTGAACCACGCCCGGACCTCCACACCCGAGGAGATCGACCGTCACCTCGCCGAGGACCCGAGCGACGACCTCGCCCCGCCGCACGGCGTGCTGCTGGTGGGCCGGCACGACGGTGAGCAGGCGGGGTGCGTGGGGCTGCGGCGGCTGGACGCCCGTACCGCCGAGCTGCGGCGGATGTACGTACGGCCCACGAAGCGCGGTCTCGGCGGCGCGGCCGTGCTGCTGGGCGCCGCCGAGGACGCGGCGCGCGCGTGGGGCGTGGAGCGGATCGTCCTGGACACCCGGATGGATCTGGTGGAGGCGCGGGCGCTGTACGCACGCCACGGGTACCTGCCGATTCCGCGCTACAACGAGAGCCCGTACGCCGAGGTGTGGCTCGCGAAGGAACTGGCCTGAGCGAAGGTGCGGCTACAGCCAGCGGAAGGAGCGGCCACGGCTAGCGCCGGTGGTCGCCCTTCTGTCCGTTGTGGGGCTGTTCGGCGTCCGAGCCGCACAGCTCGCTGTTCAGTTCCCGCACGAGTTCCATGAGGTCGGTGGGCCGGTCCGGCGTCCACCAGTCGCCGAGCAGTTCCGCGAGCGATTCCTCGCGCGCGCTGAAGAGCTTGGCCGCGACGTCGCGCCCCCGGTCGGTGAGGACGAGCGGCAGCCCTTCGCGGACGGCCAGGCCGCGCACCTCCAACTCCCGTGCGGCCTCGGTGATGACCCGTAGCGGTACGGGCACGCGCTCGGCGAGCATGGCCGGTTCGGCGGATCCGTAGCGGTTGATGCGCAGCAGCATCCAGCTGGAGGCGGGCTGCAGGTCGAACCCGGCCCGTTCGGTGATCTTCTCGTAGACCTTGCGGCGGCCCTCGCGGCTGCCGAGGACGGACAGTGCGCGGGCGCACTCGTCCCGCGAGGTGCGCTCGATGGGGTTGCTGGAGAGCACCTCGCTGGTGTCGGGGGCGGTGACGCTGCCGCGCAGCGGTTCCTCCTTGAGCAGCCAGGCGAGAACGAAGGCGACGGCCATGGCGGGCACCGCGTAGAGGAAGACATCGGTGATCGACACGGAGTAGGCGTCGAGCACCCCCGCCCGTTCCGCGGGTGGCAGCGCGGACACGGCGCGCGGGTCGCCCTGGAGCTGTTCGGGGGTGACACCGGCGGGCAGCTTCGCGCCGGCGAGGGCTTCGGTGATGCGCGGCCCGAGCTTGTTGGCGAAGATCGTGCCGAAGATGGAGACGCCGAAGGACGCGCCGATGGAGCGGAAGAACGTGGCACCGGAGGTGGCGACGCCGAGGTCCTCGTAGCCGACGGAGTTCTGCACGATCAGCACGAGGACCTGCATGACCAGGCCGAGCCCGAAGCCGAAGACGAAGAAGTAGACGCTCATCTCGCCGACGCCGCTGGCGGGGTCGAGCCGGTGCAGCAGGAGAAGTCCGAGGGCGGTCAGCCCGGTGCCGGCGATGGGGAAGACCTTGTAGCGGCCGGTGCGGCTGACGATCTGGCCGGAGGCGGTGGAGGAGATCAGCATGCCGGCCACCATCGGCAGCATGTGCACCCCGGACATGGTCGGGGAGACGCCCTGGACGACCTGGAGGAAGGTCGGCAGATAGGTCATGGACCCGAACATCGCGAAGCCGATGACGAAGCCGATGACCGAGCAGAGCGCGAAGGTGCGGATGGTGAAGAGCTTCAGCGGAAGGACGGGCTCGGCCGCGCGGCGTTCCACGAGCACGAAGGGGACGAGCAGTGCGACGCCCAGCACGCCGAGGCCGATGATCTGCCAGGAACCCCAGGGGTAACTCACGCCGCCGAGTGAGGTCATCAGCACCAGGCAGGTGGCGACGGCGGCGATGAGGAACGTGCCGAGGTAGTCGATGCGGTGCGGGGTGCGCCGGGTGGGGATGTGCAGCACGGCGGCGATGACGAGCAGCGCGACGATGCCGATGGGCAGGTTGATGTAGAACACCCAGCGCCAGCTGAGGTGGTCGACGAACAGCCCGCCGAGCAGCGGCCCGAGGACGCTCGTACCGCCGAAGACGGCGCCGAACAGGCCCTGGTAGCGGCCGCGGTCACGGGGCGGCACGATGTCGCCGACGATCGCCATCGACAGCACGATCAGCCCGCCGCCGCCGAGGCCCTGCAGGGCCCGGAAGCCGATGAGCTGCGGCATGTTCTGTGCGGCGCCGCACATCGCGGAGCCGACGAGGAAGATGACGATGGCGGTCTGGAAGAGCCTCTTGCGCCCGTACTGGTCGCCGAGCTTGCCCCACAGCGGGGTCGCGGCGGTGGAGGCGAGCAGATAGGCGGTGACGACCCAGGAGAGGTGTTCGAGGCCGCCGAGGTCGCTGACGATGGTGGGCAGCGCGGTGGAGACGATCGTCTGGTCGAGCGCCGCCAGCAGCAGCCCGAGCAGCAGCGCGCCGATCGCGACCAGGACGGTGCGCGGGGACTGCCCCTCGCCGGGCACGTAGGGCTTCGCCGCGGCCAGGGAGGGGCCCGGGGGGTGCTCGGCCCGGCCCGGGGTGTCCTCCGCCATGAGCGCTCCTCGAATGCGGTTCGGGTCCTGCGGATGCGCTCGGCGCCCCGCGTCCATCCATCGTGATCCGGATCCGCGCCCGCGGCCCGCTGGAATAGCCCATTGGCAGCCCCCGGACGGCCCCCGGACCGCCTCAGGCCCGCTCCCGGCCCGCTCCCGGACGGCTGCGACCAGCGACATTGGCGTTCGCTGCGCCCTTTTTGTATCGTGAAGAAACAAAGTGGCTCCGTCCGTATACCCTGACCGGCGGGCGGAGCCACTTGTCTTTTTTGCTCCCGCGCCCTGGAGTCCGCCGATGCCGGCCAACGCAAGCACCCCGATCACGCTGACCGCCCGCGCCCTGCTCCTGGACATGGACGGCACGATCGTCAACTCCGATGCCGTCGTGGAACGCTGCTGGCGCCAGTGGGCGGCCGAGCAGGACCTGGACGCGGACGCGGTGATGAAGGTCGTCCACGGCCGCCAGGGCTACGCGACGATGGCCGTCCTCCTCCCGGACCGCCCCATGGAGCTGAACCACGCCGACAACCGCCGCATGCTCGCGGCGGAGACCGCCGACGTCGACGGCGTCGTCCCGGTCCCCGGCGCCCCGGCCTTCATGGCCGCCCTCGCCCCCCTCCCGCACGCCCTCGTGACCTCGGCCGACCGCGCCCTGGCCACGGCCCGCATGGGCGCGGCGGGCCTGCCGATGCCCGAGGTCCGCGTCACGGCGGAGAGCGTCGGCGCGAGCAAGCCGGACCCGGAGGGCTTCCTCAAGGGCGCCGCCGCCCTCGGCTTCGCCCCGGAGGACTGCATCGTCTTCGAGGACTCCGAGGCGGGCATCACAGCGGGCAAGGCGGCCGGCATGCGCGTCGTGGGCGTCGGCCCGCGCGCCGCGGCCCACGCGCCGGACGTACACGTCATGGACCTGGAGCAGGTCCGGGTCACGGCGGGGCCGGACGGCGGCATCGCGCTGACGGTCGGGTAAGAAGCTGCCACGGGTCTCGATGAGCGTTCGTCTTGATGACCGTTTGATGAGCGTTCCGCGAACTTGATCGAGTCTGGGGGTTTAAGGCGGCCTCCTGCTCGTAGCCTGGTCCCATGTCACCCGACTCGACTACCGACCAGCTGTCGCCCGAGGAGATAAACGACACCATCCGCGCCTTCCTGGCCACGCGCCGGGGCCTGCTCACCAGGTCGGAGCGGAGGATGTACGAGCGCCTCCTCGCGGCGTGGCACGCGGCGGACCGCCGCGATCGGTGCGGCGCGGGGGTGTGACGGCGGCGTCCCGCTTGACCTCGACCGAAGTTGAGGTCGGATGATCGCCGTCATGGACAACGAGACGTCGCGCACCGAAATCCTGGCCCTGATCCACCGCGCCGAGATCACGGACCTCTTCGACCGCTATCTGCGATCCCTCGACGACC
The window above is part of the Streptomyces syringium genome. Proteins encoded here:
- a CDS encoding antibiotic biosynthesis monooxygenase family protein, coding for MSVVKINVLTVPAEQRETLEKRFAARAGSVENSDGFEWFELLRPVEGTDTYLVYTRWRAEEDFQAWMNGSMKAAHGGGEGGGDGAPKQKPAASGSTLWSFEVVQQAAPENG
- a CDS encoding HAD-IA family hydrolase, with the translated sequence MPANASTPITLTARALLLDMDGTIVNSDAVVERCWRQWAAEQDLDADAVMKVVHGRQGYATMAVLLPDRPMELNHADNRRMLAAETADVDGVVPVPGAPAFMAALAPLPHALVTSADRALATARMGAAGLPMPEVRVTAESVGASKPDPEGFLKGAAALGFAPEDCIVFEDSEAGITAGKAAGMRVVGVGPRAAAHAPDVHVMDLEQVRVTAGPDGGIALTVG
- a CDS encoding GNAT family N-acetyltransferase, whose product is MTDASTTRLPWTVGPEPVGSDGSALLLREYLTDVADRWYELNHARTSTPEEIDRHLAEDPSDDLAPPHGVLLVGRHDGEQAGCVGLRRLDARTAELRRMYVRPTKRGLGGAAVLLGAAEDAARAWGVERIVLDTRMDLVEARALYARHGYLPIPRYNESPYAEVWLAKELA
- a CDS encoding MFS transporter, giving the protein MAEDTPGRAEHPPGPSLAAAKPYVPGEGQSPRTVLVAIGALLLGLLLAALDQTIVSTALPTIVSDLGGLEHLSWVVTAYLLASTAATPLWGKLGDQYGRKRLFQTAIVIFLVGSAMCGAAQNMPQLIGFRALQGLGGGGLIVLSMAIVGDIVPPRDRGRYQGLFGAVFGGTSVLGPLLGGLFVDHLSWRWVFYINLPIGIVALLVIAAVLHIPTRRTPHRIDYLGTFLIAAVATCLVLMTSLGGVSYPWGSWQIIGLGVLGVALLVPFVLVERRAAEPVLPLKLFTIRTFALCSVIGFVIGFAMFGSMTYLPTFLQVVQGVSPTMSGVHMLPMVAGMLISSTASGQIVSRTGRYKVFPIAGTGLTALGLLLLHRLDPASGVGEMSVYFFVFGFGLGLVMQVLVLIVQNSVGYEDLGVATSGATFFRSIGASFGVSIFGTIFANKLGPRITEALAGAKLPAGVTPEQLQGDPRAVSALPPAERAGVLDAYSVSITDVFLYAVPAMAVAFVLAWLLKEEPLRGSVTAPDTSEVLSSNPIERTSRDECARALSVLGSREGRRKVYEKITERAGFDLQPASSWMLLRINRYGSAEPAMLAERVPVPLRVITEAARELEVRGLAVREGLPLVLTDRGRDVAAKLFSAREESLAELLGDWWTPDRPTDLMELVRELNSELCGSDAEQPHNGQKGDHRR